CTTAGCTCTTCGATGGGACGCGACACGGCTGAGTGAGGATAGGCGACGTAGAGTTGAACGACTTCGTCACCATCTCGCGCACCTGTGTTGCGTATGTCAACGCTGACGGTCAGGTCGCCGTTCGGCGCGAGGCTGGATGGGCTGACGCGCAGATTCGAATAGGCGAAAGTCGTATAGCTGAGACCGAAGCCGAAGGCATACAGAGGCTTCTGCTTCAGATAAAGGTAAGTTCGTCCGTGGCGAAGATCGTAGTCCATCATGGGAGGAAGCTGATCGATGGAGCTAACCCAGGTCTGGGTTAGACGTCCCGCTGGGTTGTAGTCACCGAAGAGCACGTCCGCGAGGGCGTTTCCCTGCTCTTCGCTGTTGTGAGTGATCTGCAGGATGGCTGGTATATGCTCCTGGGTCCAGTTGGTCGTGTAAGGGAAGCTCGTTTGCAGTACAACAACGGTCTTGGAATTGGCGGCGTAGACAGCCTTGACGAGCTCCTCCTGCTCCAAGGTGAGACTCTTGCGATCAATCGCTTCTTTGCCCTCGCTCGGCAGTGCGCATTTGAACCATCCAGCGTCGCAAGTAGGGTGGTTACCCACGATCACGATGGCTACGTCGGCTTTGGCGGCAAGAGCGGCAGCTTCGTTTGGATCATCGCCTTTCGAAAAGGTGACAGAGGAGGAAGATCCAGCCCGTGTTCGGATTCCTGCGAGCGGCGTCACGATATAGGGGGGAGTACCGCTGTACCAGTCAAGTGCTACACGATCGGCGAGTGGGCCGATGACTACGATGTTTTTTGCGTTGTCGGGACGAAGGGGAAGGATGTTGTTTTCGTTCTTCAAAAGCACGATGGACTCGTCGGTGACCTGACGTACGAGAGCGTGTCGCTCAGGCCAGTTCCAGGGATCACCTTTGGCTTGATCTAAGGTGCCGATTTTGGCATAGGGAATATGCTCTGCAGGGTCCAACATGCCTAGCCGCAGCATGACACGGAAGACGCCGCGGATGTTGGCATCTATCTCCTGCTCGGTGATGAGGTTCTGTTTGAGCGCGTCCATGACGGGCTGGCGGTAGTCGTCGAGGAACTGGTTGATACCGGCGTGAATTGCAGCCGCGGCGGCTTCGGACATGGTTTTGAAGGCATGGTGATGGGTGACAAGATTGGTGAGAGCGCCGCCGTCAGTGCAAAGGATACCGTCGAATCCCCACTCCTTCATGACTGTAAAGCGAAGCACAGGATTTTCGATCATCGGTACGCCGTTCCATCCGTTGTAGGCGGTCATCATGGCATTGGCCCCGCCCTGCTGGATGGCCATGCGGAAGGGGACTGAGTAGTACTCGCGGAAGAGGCGCTCGTCGAAGTTCGAGGAGGAACCGTCGCGGCCGTCTTCATTGCTGTTGGCGAGGAAGTGCTTCAGGAGCGACGCGGTGAGCCAGACGTGCGGATCGTCGCCCTGCAGGCCGCGGGTAAAGGCAGTAGCCATGGTTCCGACCAGGAACGGATCTTCGCCATAAGACTCTTCGCTGCGGCCCCAGCGGGGATCGCGACTGAGGTCGGCGTTAGGTGCGCGGACGACCATGCCGCCACGATGGTATTTACCGTAGGCGTAGCGAGTTTCGTAGCCTTCAGCAGCGGCGGCTTTCTGGACGAGCGCGGGATCCCAAGTCTGGCCGAGTCCGCGCGATTGGGGGAACTGTGTCGTGGGAATGACGGGGAGGTTCTTGCCCTCCCATCCGCCAGGACCTCCGAGGGCGAGCCCGTGCAGCCCTTCAACGTGCTGTGTTCCGACCACGCCAAGCCTGGGGATGGTTGGGTTTGTGCTGAGCGCCTGCACTTTTTCCTCGAGCGTCATATGGCCGATCAGGTCGGTGATGCGTTCTTCGGCGGGGAGATGCGTGTCCTGAAAGCGATACCCCTGCTGCGCCTGGAGGAGTTGAGGAATGGAGACGACAGCGAGTACAGACACGATGGAGACGGATCGGTTGAACCTATGCATGGAGGCAATATTTCCTATCGTTCGGTGTGAGTTGTAGAGCGAATGCGTTCGCTGAGTGCAGAATCCTGCTTATTTGGTGATTGTTGGCACCGTCGTCTGGTTGACCGGCTGTTGGATGGCCTTCTCGGCAAGCGGCGCCATAATGGCGTAGCCGGCAGCGTTTGGATGGACACCATCGGGGGAGACGCCGGCGTCGAGGCCTCCCTGATCATTGGTCATCGCGGAGTAGTAGTCGAGGTAAACGAATCCGTTAGACTGTGTGTAGTGTTTGATCCAGTCGTTGAGTTGACGGACTTCAGCGGCGGGATGGAGACCGCGACGCCATGGATAGTCGCTAACCGGAAGAACAGACGCCAGGATGACGCGAATGCCGTGAGCCTTCGCGGATTCGCACATTGATTGCAGGTTATCTTCGATCATCTGAAGTGACGAGAGGCCAGTATTGCCTGCGAGATCGTTGGTTCCGGCAAGGATCAGGACAGCTGCCGGCGAAAGGTCGATGACATCCTGGCGGAAGCGTACGAGCATCTGACCTGTGGTCTGGCCGGAGATCCCGCGATTGATGTAGGACTTGCCGGGAAAAAATGGAGTGGGGACGTTGCGGCCCCACGAGTCGGTGATGGAGTCGCCCATAAAGACGATGCGAGACTCGCCTGTTTCGGGCGGAGGTAGCTTTGCGTTCTCCTCGCGATAGCGACCGAGCTGTGGCCAGTCAGCGCCGAGCTTTTGCAGTGTGGATACCTGCTGGGTGTTCAATGAGGCGGGGGGGAGTATGTAGATGGGATCGACGGCCTGGGGCGACGCGGGGACGGTTGAACTCTGAGCAATACCGGCAGAGGCAATGAACGAAAGAGCACCAGAAAGCAGGAGGCTAGTTGCAACCTTCATTTAGTTCTCCGAAAGGTTTCGATCGAGATGAGACGAGCCCTGCCGCCAGGGCAGGTGGCGACAGAGCTCGTCCAGTTCAGCAAGCAAGAACAGCTCCGTTAGAAGTGGTACTTGATTGCGAGCAACAGGGTGCGTTGGGTGTACTTCGCGTCGGTGATGCCACGGTCGACATTCGAGACTTGAGAGACGAAGGAACTGTTATTTGGAGTCTGAAGCTTCAGCGTCACCAGATCCGTGGTGCTGTAGCCGGGCAGCGGGTGGTTGAGGAAGTTGAAGGCAGATCCGCGAATCTCCAGCGCCTGGTGCTCCGTGATGTGGAAACTCTTGTAAACGCCGAGATCGGAGTCGAAGAAGGACGGGCCGCTGAGATACGGGGCCTGACGGTCTCCAACCTGCCCGATCTGTGGCGCGGTGAAGCAATCGAGGTTGACGTGCTGATAGTTCTTGAGGCCGGCAGTAGGATTGCAGATGGTTAGCGGGAGCACACTGTTGAATGGCGTTCCGTAGAAAGTGGATGACCCTACGGTGTGGCCAAGCGTGGTGTTCTCGATGGTCAAGCCGAGATTCTGGCTTGTGTTTGCCTGCAGGTTACCACCTGACTGCCAGGTGGTGGTGCCGGAGAGCGTCCACCCGTTCACAAATCCACCCGCAAAGAGATGACCGTGAATGGGCGAGCCAAGATCAAAGGCATAGGAAGTGTTGATGACGTGAGGCCGATCGATGTTCAGCACGCCATAGTTATTGGCGACGTTGAATGCATCGAGTGTGCTCCCAACGATTCCAAGGGACTTTGAATAGGTGTAGTTGACATTGAAAGTTGCACGGCCCGTCTGGCGAAGCAGACTGACCTGCGCACCGTTATAGTTCGCATAACCCGAGTGAGTATTGACCGAGATTGCATTTGTTCCGTAGCCCTTGTAGTAGGGGAAGTAGTCCACGATGTTGGGAACGTTCTCTGGATCGACCGGTGCAGGAGCCCCAGTAATAGGATCTGGTTTGAAGAGACCGCCGAGCGGAATCTTGTTCTGGTTGACGAAGTTTGCCCCGCCTACTCCAGAACCGTTGCTCTGTCCGCCCATCAGAATGTTCTGGGTTTGGTTACCAACATAAGCTACCTCGAGCAGCATGTTGCGCGGAATGCGCTGTGAGATAGTCAGGTTGTAAGCATAGGTCACGCCAACCTTGTCGTCAGCCTGATCTGTTGCATAC
This DNA window, taken from Edaphobacter lichenicola, encodes the following:
- a CDS encoding SGNH/GDSL hydrolase family protein, yielding MKVATSLLLSGALSFIASAGIAQSSTVPASPQAVDPIYILPPASLNTQQVSTLQKLGADWPQLGRYREENAKLPPPETGESRIVFMGDSITDSWGRNVPTPFFPGKSYINRGISGQTTGQMLVRFRQDVIDLSPAAVLILAGTNDLAGNTGLSSLQMIEDNLQSMCESAKAHGIRVILASVLPVSDYPWRRGLHPAAEVRQLNDWIKHYTQSNGFVYLDYYSAMTNDQGGLDAGVSPDGVHPNAAGYAIMAPLAEKAIQQPVNQTTVPTITK
- a CDS encoding glycoside hydrolase family 3 C-terminal domain-containing protein gives rise to the protein MHRFNRSVSIVSVLAVVSIPQLLQAQQGYRFQDTHLPAEERITDLIGHMTLEEKVQALSTNPTIPRLGVVGTQHVEGLHGLALGGPGGWEGKNLPVIPTTQFPQSRGLGQTWDPALVQKAAAAEGYETRYAYGKYHRGGMVVRAPNADLSRDPRWGRSEESYGEDPFLVGTMATAFTRGLQGDDPHVWLTASLLKHFLANSNEDGRDGSSSNFDERLFREYYSVPFRMAIQQGGANAMMTAYNGWNGVPMIENPVLRFTVMKEWGFDGILCTDGGALTNLVTHHHAFKTMSEAAAAAIHAGINQFLDDYRQPVMDALKQNLITEQEIDANIRGVFRVMLRLGMLDPAEHIPYAKIGTLDQAKGDPWNWPERHALVRQVTDESIVLLKNENNILPLRPDNAKNIVVIGPLADRVALDWYSGTPPYIVTPLAGIRTRAGSSSSVTFSKGDDPNEAAALAAKADVAIVIVGNHPTCDAGWFKCALPSEGKEAIDRKSLTLEQEELVKAVYAANSKTVVVLQTSFPYTTNWTQEHIPAILQITHNSEEQGNALADVLFGDYNPAGRLTQTWVSSIDQLPPMMDYDLRHGRTYLYLKQKPLYAFGFGLSYTTFAYSNLRVSPSSLAPNGDLTVSVDIRNTGARDGDEVVQLYVAYPHSAVSRPIEELRGFERTHIRAGESKAVTLHLPAQSLGYWSQTQHAFVVEPGPIELRIGASSDDIKLSKTLNVAR